The Meles meles chromosome 6, mMelMel3.1 paternal haplotype, whole genome shotgun sequence DNA segment GGGCAGTTCCGGGCCGGGCCGCGCCTCAGCAGGGCGGCGGCTCTCCCGGCGCAGACACAGGGCCCGGGCGGCAGCGGCGACTGGAGGAATCAAGTTGTGCGGTCGGTGATGCCCGAGTGAGTGGCGAGTCCGGGCCTCTGCCCCGAGGAGGCAACTCCCACGCAGGCCGCACGGGCGCACTCGCGGCCGGGAGGCTTCGTTTCGGTTTCGCGGCGGCTGCGGCGTATTTGGCTGAGGGGACCCGGGACACCTGAATGCCCCCGGCCCCGGCTCCTCCGACGCGATGGGGAAGGTGCTATCCAAGATCTTCGGGAACAAGGAAATGCGGATCCTCATGTTGGGCCTGGACGCGGCCGGCAAGACAACAATCCTGTACAAGTTGAAGCTGGGCCAGTCGGTGACCACCATTCCCACAGTGGGTTTCAACGTGGAGACGGTGACTTACAAAAACGTCAAGTTCAACGTGTGGGATGTGGGCGGCCAGGACAAGATCCGGCCGCTCTGGCGGCATTACTACACCGGGACCCAGGGTCTGATCTTCGTAGTGGACTGCGCCGACCGCGACCGCATCGACGAGGCCCGCCAGGAGCTGCACCGCATTATCAATGACCGGGAGATGAGGGACGCCATAATCCTCATCTTCGCCAACAAACAGGACCTGCCTGATGCCATGAAACCCCACGAGATCCAGGAGAAACTGGGCCTGACCCGGATTCGGGACAGGAACTGGTATGTGCAGCCCTCCTGTGCCACCTCAGGGGATGGACTCTATGAGGGGCTCACATGGTTAACCTCTAACTACAAATCCTAATGAGCATTCTCTACTTATCCCCCGGAAGGAGAGAAATCAAAAACCCATTCATAGGATTATCGCCACCATCACCTCTTTCAATTgccactttctcttcttttgaattTGAACTCTGGAGTTACTGTTCTAcggttggggagggggggggttaggggtttcctttttttgtttctctctttgttttttttttttttcctttttccccctcttttttctttttgctttgcgTTACGATGCTCTGATCTGACAATTGACATGAACACAAAGTGCTAGATGCTCTTATTGACTTCCAGCAGATGGGATGGGGAAATATAGCAGTTTTTGGTAAAGTCCTTTATAataatggtttgatttttttatttcgaGAGAATCTTTTTTGCaatgtatgcttttttttcccctttttgcccCGTTTCCTTTTCACTTGCTGTAGATGGCTTATTTT contains these protein-coding regions:
- the ARF6 gene encoding ADP-ribosylation factor 6; the encoded protein is MGKVLSKIFGNKEMRILMLGLDAAGKTTILYKLKLGQSVTTIPTVGFNVETVTYKNVKFNVWDVGGQDKIRPLWRHYYTGTQGLIFVVDCADRDRIDEARQELHRIINDREMRDAIILIFANKQDLPDAMKPHEIQEKLGLTRIRDRNWYVQPSCATSGDGLYEGLTWLTSNYKS